In a single window of the Methanofollis ethanolicus genome:
- a CDS encoding type I restriction-modification system subunit M, protein MDPHEQNILSLSELESWLFAAANILRGPIDAADFKTYIFPLLFLKRICDVYDEEYDLAVAEADGNIEEAEYRENFRFVIPTGCHWKTIRGQSEDIGKAIQDAMRCIEHANEKTLNQIFGDVQWSNKERLSDALLKNLIEHFSEKNLSNASVESDIAGRAYEYLIKKFADESNKAAGEFYTPRMVITLMMRILKPQERESVYDPAVGTAGMLLEALSYVQEHGGDINLLHLYGQEKNMTTSSIARMNLILHGREDFQIVRGDTLRSPAFVEQDRLKTFDCVVANPPFSLKKWGEEVWEHDPYGRNFAGMPPQSYGDFAWVQHMIASMAKPNGRMAIVLPQGALFRKGAEGRIRKALLEMDLLEGVIGLGPNLFYGTTLAACILVFRWQKEERLRERVLFIDASDEYQKGRNQNHLCPEHVGRISAWYEGGQDVPGAVRVATLDEIRGEDHNLNISLYVEPVVEEDPMTAEEGLARVKDAAAACTEAEERLKRLLAGEGGV, encoded by the coding sequence ATGGATCCACACGAACAGAACATCCTTTCACTCTCAGAACTGGAATCATGGCTCTTTGCGGCCGCGAACATCCTCCGCGGCCCGATCGACGCCGCTGATTTCAAGACTTACATCTTCCCTCTCCTCTTCCTGAAGCGGATCTGCGATGTGTACGACGAAGAATACGATCTGGCTGTTGCAGAGGCCGATGGGAATATCGAGGAGGCGGAATACAGGGAGAACTTCCGGTTCGTGATCCCCACGGGCTGCCACTGGAAGACTATCAGGGGGCAGAGCGAGGATATCGGGAAGGCGATCCAGGACGCGATGCGGTGTATCGAGCACGCAAACGAGAAGACGCTCAACCAGATCTTCGGGGATGTGCAGTGGTCGAACAAGGAACGCCTCTCCGATGCCCTGCTCAAGAACCTGATCGAGCACTTCTCGGAGAAAAACCTCTCGAATGCCTCTGTGGAGTCCGACATCGCCGGGAGGGCCTACGAGTACCTGATCAAGAAATTTGCGGACGAGTCGAATAAGGCGGCCGGCGAGTTCTATACCCCGCGGATGGTCATCACGTTGATGATGCGGATCCTCAAGCCGCAGGAGAGGGAGAGCGTCTATGACCCTGCGGTGGGGACGGCCGGGATGCTGCTGGAGGCCCTCTCTTATGTGCAGGAGCATGGGGGCGACATCAACCTCCTCCACCTCTACGGGCAGGAGAAGAATATGACAACCTCCTCGATCGCCCGGATGAACCTGATCCTGCACGGCCGCGAGGATTTTCAGATCGTGCGGGGGGACACGCTCAGGAGCCCGGCGTTTGTGGAGCAGGACCGTCTGAAGACCTTCGACTGCGTGGTGGCAAACCCGCCCTTCTCCCTGAAGAAGTGGGGGGAGGAGGTCTGGGAGCACGATCCCTATGGCCGGAATTTTGCCGGGATGCCGCCCCAGAGTTATGGCGACTTTGCCTGGGTCCAGCACATGATCGCCTCGATGGCGAAGCCGAACGGACGGATGGCGATTGTGCTGCCGCAGGGTGCGCTCTTCCGGAAGGGCGCCGAGGGGCGGATCAGAAAGGCGCTCCTGGAGATGGACCTGCTGGAGGGGGTGATCGGTCTTGGGCCGAACCTCTTCTACGGGACGACGCTTGCGGCGTGCATTCTGGTCTTTCGGTGGCAGAAGGAGGAACGTCTCCGTGAGCGGGTACTCTTCATCGATGCGTCGGACGAGTACCAGAAGGGGCGGAACCAGAACCACCTCTGTCCGGAGCATGTGGGCCGGATCTCTGCCTGGTACGAGGGGGGTCAGGACGTGCCGGGTGCGGTGCGGGTGGCGACGCTCGACGAGATCAGGGGGGAGGACCATAACCTGAACATCTCGCTCTATGTCGAGCCTGTGGTCGAGGAGGACCCGATGACGGCCGAAGAGGGGCTGGCGCGGGTGAAGGATGCGGCGGCCGCGTGCACCGAGGCCGAGGAGCGGTTGAAGAGGTTGCTTGCCGGGGAAGGGGGGGTCTGA
- a CDS encoding mechanosensitive ion channel family protein, producing the protein MADIIVTIGQVGGSVIAFLPYLVAAVIILIIGWIVGRLLGSVVSTFLDRIGVDDALRKTGPGEAVEKSGLQIVRLFDLLVRWAVYLIAIMVAASVLQIEALSRVIAAIVAYLPNIAAFVIILIAGLILVDFFADVLEKMSSAAEVALAGPMIMGLRVFLYFVVVMLALTQLAIDLTIIYVFIEPVAWGVGLGLGAAIAIIVGFGLKDRSPEILDTLLSQEKK; encoded by the coding sequence ATGGCTGATATTATCGTCACCATTGGCCAGGTCGGCGGAAGCGTGATCGCATTCCTGCCGTACCTTGTCGCCGCAGTGATCATCCTGATCATCGGCTGGATCGTCGGACGTCTCCTCGGTTCCGTCGTCTCGACGTTCCTGGACCGGATCGGCGTGGACGACGCCCTCAGGAAGACCGGGCCCGGCGAGGCGGTCGAGAAGAGCGGCCTTCAGATCGTCCGTCTCTTCGACCTGCTCGTGCGGTGGGCCGTCTACCTGATCGCGATCATGGTGGCGGCGAGCGTCCTGCAGATCGAGGCTCTCTCGCGGGTAATTGCCGCTATCGTCGCGTATCTCCCGAACATCGCGGCGTTCGTGATCATCCTGATCGCCGGCCTGATCCTGGTCGACTTCTTCGCCGACGTCCTGGAAAAAATGAGTTCCGCGGCAGAGGTCGCCTTGGCCGGGCCCATGATCATGGGCCTGCGGGTCTTCCTCTACTTCGTCGTGGTCATGCTCGCCCTGACGCAGCTCGCCATCGACCTGACGATCATCTACGTCTTCATCGAACCTGTCGCCTGGGGCGTCGGGCTCGGGCTCGGCGCCGCTATTGCAATCATTGTCGGCTTCGGTCTCAAGGACCGGAGCCCGGAGATCCTGGACACCCTGCTATCGCAGGAGAAAAAATAA
- a CDS encoding type I restriction-modification system subunit M has protein sequence MAPEPITQAELEKYLWGAAVLLRGYIDASDYKQYIFPLLYFKRICDCYDEETERALAACGEVFPEDHRFVVPEGAHWRDVRAVTEDVGVALQVAMHRIEDANRETLAGIFGDTSWTNKNFLSDATLRDLVEHFSSETLSLAHVPQDELGQGYEYLIKKFADDSGHTAAEFYTNRTLVRLMTQMLDPQEGESVYDPTCGSAGMLLVAALQVREQGKEYRSLRLFGQEINLITSSIGRMNLLLHGIEDCTIVRGDTLADPAFVEHDRLQTFDCILANPPYSISRWDREAFSSDRWGRNLFGVPPQGRADYAFFQHIIRSMDPATGRCAILFPHGVLFRDAEREMRRRIVEADLVECVLGLGPNLFYNSPMEACVIVCRMQKPPARRGRVLFINAVDEVTHEKAQSFLEPRHIAKILAAYLSDEDVEGFSRSVPVEEILAKDANLSIPRYVARCDDDDATPTFAGVYEEWTEYTTEKSDAMEELRAVLKEVGLDG, from the coding sequence ATGGCGCCCGAACCGATCACCCAGGCCGAACTGGAGAAGTATCTCTGGGGGGCGGCGGTGCTGCTCAGGGGCTATATCGATGCGAGCGACTACAAGCAGTACATCTTCCCGCTGCTCTACTTCAAGCGGATCTGCGACTGCTACGACGAGGAGACGGAGCGGGCGCTGGCGGCGTGCGGCGAGGTCTTCCCTGAGGACCACCGCTTCGTGGTGCCTGAGGGGGCGCACTGGCGTGATGTGCGGGCGGTGACCGAGGATGTGGGGGTGGCGCTCCAGGTGGCGATGCACCGGATCGAGGACGCAAACAGGGAGACGCTTGCCGGGATCTTCGGGGACACGTCGTGGACGAACAAGAACTTCCTCTCCGATGCGACGCTCCGCGATCTGGTGGAGCATTTCTCGTCAGAGACGCTCTCCCTTGCCCATGTGCCGCAGGACGAACTGGGGCAGGGCTACGAGTATCTGATCAAGAAGTTTGCGGACGATTCGGGACATACGGCGGCGGAGTTCTACACGAACCGGACGCTGGTGCGGTTGATGACGCAGATGCTCGACCCGCAGGAGGGGGAGTCGGTGTACGATCCGACCTGCGGGAGTGCGGGGATGCTGCTTGTCGCCGCCCTGCAGGTGCGGGAGCAGGGGAAGGAGTACCGGAGTCTGCGTCTCTTCGGGCAGGAGATCAATTTGATCACGTCGTCGATCGGGCGGATGAACCTCCTGCTCCATGGTATCGAGGACTGCACGATTGTGCGGGGCGACACCCTGGCGGACCCGGCGTTTGTGGAGCACGACCGTCTGCAGACGTTCGACTGTATCCTTGCCAATCCGCCGTACTCGATCTCGCGCTGGGACAGGGAGGCGTTTTCGAGTGACCGCTGGGGCCGGAACCTCTTCGGGGTGCCGCCGCAGGGGCGTGCGGACTACGCCTTTTTCCAGCATATCATCAGGAGCATGGACCCGGCGACGGGGCGGTGTGCGATCCTCTTCCCGCACGGGGTGCTCTTCCGCGATGCGGAGAGGGAGATGCGCCGCCGGATCGTGGAGGCCGATCTCGTCGAGTGCGTGCTGGGCCTCGGGCCGAACCTCTTCTACAACTCGCCGATGGAGGCGTGCGTGATCGTCTGCCGGATGCAGAAACCGCCTGCACGACGCGGGCGGGTCCTCTTCATCAACGCGGTGGACGAGGTGACCCACGAGAAGGCGCAGAGTTTCCTGGAGCCCAGGCATATCGCGAAGATCCTGGCGGCCTACCTGAGCGACGAGGATGTCGAGGGATTTTCCCGCTCTGTGCCGGTCGAGGAGATCCTGGCGAAGGACGCGAACCTGAGCATCCCCCGGTATGTTGCCCGGTGCGATGACGACGATGCGACCCCGACGTTTGCAGGGGTGTATGAGGAGTGGACCGAGTATACGACGGAGAAGAGCGACGCGATGGAAGAACTGCGTGCAGTGCTGAAGGAGGTGGGGCTGGATGGGTGA
- a CDS encoding GNAT family N-acetyltransferase, producing MAEEMATARFRLVPATAAHLTADSAALASLLGAAVPDAWPPETLADAIPTFLSWLTDDPGSEGWNLWYIVAPEGVLAGSCGFVGRPSPGGEAEMGYAVLPAFRGRGYATGAAAALVEWAFAHPEVACVTAQADPANLASVRVLEKVGFVPDGAGDEGCVRFVRRRHDRE from the coding sequence ATGGCTGAGGAGATGGCGACCGCCCGCTTCCGCCTGGTCCCGGCGACGGCGGCGCACCTGACCGCGGACTCTGCGGCCCTGGCCTCTCTCCTCGGCGCCGCGGTCCCTGACGCCTGGCCGCCGGAGACCCTCGCGGACGCCATCCCGACGTTCCTCTCCTGGCTGACGGACGACCCGGGATCCGAGGGCTGGAACCTCTGGTATATCGTCGCCCCGGAGGGTGTGCTCGCGGGGTCGTGCGGTTTTGTCGGCAGGCCGTCGCCCGGCGGGGAGGCGGAGATGGGCTACGCGGTCCTCCCGGCCTTCCGGGGCCGCGGCTATGCGACCGGGGCGGCGGCGGCCCTTGTCGAGTGGGCGTTCGCGCACCCCGAGGTCGCGTGCGTGACGGCGCAGGCCGACCCGGCGAACCTCGCCTCGGTGCGGGTGCTGGAGAAGGTCGGGTTCGTGCCTGACGGGGCCGGGGACGAGGGGTGCGTGCGGTTCGTGAGGCGGCGGCACGACCGGGAATGA
- a CDS encoding DUF61 family protein produces MMAYRPNIDDESVLRRWMGIEAGRINDALVAERKTLARLLDEKVPSSTTKGGKEYAFDREVIRTLGDRLPPEMHDRLWLPIVFSFSPEVRDSFYLRDGTALLALKTLGELGAMREFHEGRLWVSNAIVYAMMSKYPTVIQIGIG; encoded by the coding sequence ATGATGGCATACCGGCCGAACATCGACGACGAGTCCGTCCTCCGGCGGTGGATGGGCATCGAGGCCGGGCGGATCAACGACGCCCTCGTGGCCGAGAGAAAGACCCTCGCCCGCCTGCTCGACGAGAAAGTTCCATCGTCGACGACGAAGGGAGGGAAGGAGTACGCCTTCGACCGCGAGGTGATCCGGACCCTCGGCGACCGTCTCCCCCCCGAGATGCACGACCGCCTCTGGCTCCCGATCGTCTTCTCCTTCTCGCCCGAGGTCAGGGACAGTTTTTATCTCCGGGACGGGACGGCGCTCCTCGCGCTCAAGACGCTCGGCGAACTCGGGGCGATGCGCGAGTTCCATGAAGGGCGGCTCTGGGTCTCGAACGCGATCGTCTACGCGATGATGAGCAAGTACCCGACCGTGATCCAGATCGGGATCGGGTGA
- a CDS encoding DNA-methyltransferase, which yields MHLTCPACGRSFEYTGRGTFFTSCPACKKRVTIRRKKSETSDFGVSKRECHDARAFYGRKIYAAAGAGGEGGQGENDLPPGVRNAVLCRDSRDLALIPDTSVHLMVTSPPYNVGKAYDDDLDLEEYLALLRAVFAEVYRVLVPGGRACVNVANVGRKPYIPYHSAIIRVMEEIGFLMRGEVIWNKATGAGISTAWGSWRSASNPTLRDVHEYILVYSKGSYARKKGDREDTIAREEFLEWTKSVWTFPTESARKVGHPAPFPVELPYRCIQLYTFKGDVVLDPFAGAGTTGVAALRAGRDFVCVDSDAGYVERAKERLRVEGWDG from the coding sequence ATGCACCTTACCTGCCCTGCCTGCGGACGTTCGTTCGAGTACACCGGACGGGGGACATTCTTCACCTCCTGCCCTGCCTGCAAGAAGCGGGTCACGATCAGGAGGAAGAAGTCGGAGACGAGCGACTTTGGGGTCTCGAAGCGGGAGTGCCACGACGCGAGGGCCTTCTACGGCCGCAAGATCTATGCGGCGGCCGGGGCGGGCGGGGAAGGTGGACAGGGGGAGAACGACCTCCCGCCGGGCGTCAGGAACGCGGTCCTCTGCCGGGACAGCAGGGACCTCGCCCTCATCCCTGACACCAGCGTCCACCTGATGGTGACGTCGCCGCCCTACAACGTGGGCAAGGCCTATGACGACGACCTGGACCTGGAGGAGTACCTCGCCCTGCTGCGGGCGGTCTTTGCCGAGGTCTACCGCGTGCTCGTGCCGGGCGGCCGGGCGTGCGTGAACGTGGCGAATGTGGGGAGGAAACCGTACATCCCGTATCACAGCGCGATCATCAGGGTGATGGAGGAGATCGGGTTCCTGATGCGCGGCGAGGTGATCTGGAACAAGGCGACGGGGGCCGGGATCTCGACGGCCTGGGGGAGCTGGCGGTCGGCCTCGAACCCGACGCTCCGGGACGTCCACGAGTATATCCTGGTCTACTCGAAGGGGTCGTATGCCCGGAAGAAGGGCGACCGGGAGGACACGATCGCGAGGGAGGAGTTCCTGGAGTGGACGAAGAGCGTCTGGACCTTTCCGACCGAGTCGGCGCGAAAGGTCGGCCACCCGGCCCCCTTCCCGGTGGAACTGCCGTACCGCTGCATCCAGCTCTACACGTTCAAGGGTGATGTTGTCCTGGACCCGTTCGCGGGGGCGGGGACAACGGGCGTGGCGGCCCTGCGGGCGGGCCGGGACTTCGTCTGCGTCGACTCGGACGCGGGCTACGTGGAGCGTGCGAAGGAGCGCCTGCGGGTGGAGGGCTGGGATGGCTGA
- a CDS encoding YqhA family protein: MSAKNEPEGGPPDDRMGAGSSRMFMQMLASSSGWLFILAVIGSALISVSLFVFGFVLTILTVLETFTTLSFEPAALEALLSVSIKIIDIFLVATVFYIISLGLYELFIAKAPLPGWVEVRDLDDLETKLLGVIVIALAVLVLGQAVTWKSDASTPILDFGLAIGASILAISGYLWVKR, encoded by the coding sequence ATGAGCGCAAAAAATGAGCCTGAAGGAGGACCGCCCGACGATCGGATGGGTGCAGGTTCATCCCGTATGTTCATGCAGATGCTTGCGTCCTCCAGCGGCTGGCTCTTCATCCTTGCCGTGATCGGGTCGGCCCTGATTTCGGTCAGCCTCTTTGTCTTCGGGTTCGTCCTCACCATCCTGACGGTCCTGGAGACATTCACCACCCTCAGTTTTGAGCCTGCGGCGCTGGAAGCACTGCTCTCCGTCTCCATCAAGATCATCGACATATTCCTTGTGGCCACGGTCTTCTACATCATCTCCCTGGGCCTGTATGAACTTTTCATCGCAAAAGCCCCGCTCCCCGGCTGGGTGGAGGTCCGCGACCTCGACGACCTGGAGACAAAACTCCTCGGGGTCATTGTCATTGCGCTGGCCGTGCTCGTCCTGGGGCAGGCCGTCACCTGGAAGAGCGACGCCTCGACCCCGATCCTGGACTTCGGGCTTGCCATCGGTGCGTCAATTCTCGCGATATCGGGATACCTGTGGGTCAAGAGGTGA
- a CDS encoding restriction endonuclease subunit S: protein MGLEHLDPESLHIRRWGVPGDVTGEKIVVRKGDVIFGKRRAYQRKVAIADFDCICSAHAMVLQPKEDVIIREIFPFFLQSDLFMNRAVQISVGGLSPTINWKDLAGQEFPLPPIEEQRRIAGVLRAAEDVIVKDEALVAEAEHYKQVMMRELFSKGIGHEEFHSIRKLGVLPKIWTVKKLGEISTITSGGTPNRKVKTYWNGEIPWIKTGEVNYNVIMDTEEKITQEGLDNSSAKVVPPGTLLMALYGEGVTRGRVAITGIAAAINQACAVIFCEDIVLMKYLYYNISYRYNDIRDLSGGANQKNLNISIIKDILIPLPPLPEQRQIAAILSAIDDTIAAARGSVEASKALKMRLINQVLSPAGETA, encoded by the coding sequence GTGGGGCTGGAGCACCTTGACCCGGAGTCCCTGCATATCAGGCGGTGGGGCGTGCCGGGAGATGTCACCGGGGAGAAGATCGTGGTCAGGAAGGGCGACGTCATCTTCGGGAAGCGGCGTGCCTACCAGCGGAAGGTCGCCATCGCAGACTTCGACTGTATCTGTTCGGCCCATGCGATGGTTCTCCAGCCCAAAGAGGATGTCATTATCAGGGAAATTTTCCCCTTCTTCCTCCAGTCGGATCTTTTCATGAACCGTGCGGTCCAGATCTCGGTGGGCGGTCTTTCCCCGACGATCAACTGGAAGGATCTTGCCGGGCAGGAGTTTCCCCTCCCGCCCATCGAGGAGCAGCGCCGCATTGCCGGGGTGCTCCGGGCGGCGGAGGACGTGATCGTGAAGGACGAGGCGCTCGTCGCCGAGGCCGAGCACTATAAGCAGGTGATGATGCGGGAGTTGTTCTCGAAGGGGATCGGGCATGAGGAGTTCCATTCAATACGAAAACTAGGTGTTTTACCTAAAATATGGACCGTAAAAAAGTTAGGGGAAATTTCAACCATAACTTCAGGTGGAACACCAAATAGAAAAGTCAAAACCTACTGGAACGGAGAAATACCGTGGATAAAAACTGGTGAAGTGAATTATAATGTCATAATGGATACTGAAGAAAAAATTACACAAGAAGGACTGGACAATTCCTCTGCAAAGGTGGTACCACCTGGAACATTATTAATGGCCCTTTATGGAGAGGGCGTTACAAGAGGTAGGGTCGCTATCACAGGTATCGCTGCAGCAATAAACCAGGCGTGTGCTGTCATTTTTTGTGAAGACATTGTTTTAATGAAATATCTTTATTATAACATCTCATATCGCTACAATGATATCCGAGATCTAAGTGGAGGGGCGAATCAAAAAAATTTAAACATCTCGATAATTAAGGATATTTTAATTCCCCTTCCTCCCCTCCCCGAACAGCGCCAGATCGCCGCCATCCTCTCCGCCATCGACGACACCATCGCCGCCGCCCGTGGGAGTGTCGAGGCCTCGAAGGCGCTGAAGATGCGGTTGATCAACCAGGTGCTCTCGCCCGCCGGTGAGACGGCGTGA
- a CDS encoding YegP family protein — MPRGKFEVYQEKSGEFRFRLKASNGQVIATSQTYKSKESCLKGIESVRNNAPNAEVLQAHE, encoded by the coding sequence ATGCCCAGAGGGAAATTCGAAGTCTACCAGGAGAAGTCCGGGGAATTCAGGTTCAGGCTCAAGGCGTCAAACGGCCAGGTCATCGCCACGAGCCAGACGTACAAGTCGAAGGAGTCGTGCCTGAAAGGGATCGAGAGTGTCAGGAACAACGCCCCCAATGCCGAAGTCCTCCAGGCACACGAGTGA
- a CDS encoding TIGR04255 family protein, protein MNDYRNPPIVEAVCEFRFSSDTPWEQDLPDRFYDAVRDHFPIRESRKGQSLEIKANATGIEKHTVETVDIPVFFTKDRKMLVQLGPRALSVHCLRPYPSWEVFGPTIRRAYEIIDSLTGGIRGFDRIGLLYVDKIEIPGETVRLEDYFAFYPHLGEGLPEEVVNFMVGCDFAYNDRDICRLKLTQAMPEKQNTLAYLLSTDYFLAQKDTVRPEDACAWVEEAHIKVKALFKGCITKKLEEIFDLEE, encoded by the coding sequence ATGAATGATTATCGGAACCCACCCATCGTCGAGGCAGTCTGTGAGTTCCGGTTTTCATCAGATACACCGTGGGAACAGGACCTCCCCGACCGCTTCTACGACGCCGTCAGAGATCATTTCCCGATCCGCGAGTCCAGAAAGGGACAGAGTCTTGAGATCAAGGCAAACGCTACCGGCATCGAGAAGCACACCGTGGAGACGGTCGACATACCGGTCTTCTTCACAAAAGACCGTAAGATGCTCGTCCAGCTCGGCCCGCGGGCACTCTCGGTCCACTGCCTCAGGCCCTATCCCTCATGGGAGGTGTTCGGCCCGACGATCCGCCGGGCCTACGAGATCATCGACTCCCTCACCGGAGGCATCAGGGGGTTTGACCGCATCGGCCTCCTCTACGTCGACAAGATCGAGATCCCTGGAGAAACCGTCCGGCTCGAAGACTACTTCGCCTTCTATCCCCACCTGGGCGAGGGACTTCCCGAGGAAGTCGTGAACTTCATGGTCGGGTGCGACTTCGCGTATAATGACAGGGACATCTGCCGGCTGAAACTGACCCAGGCGATGCCGGAAAAGCAGAACACCCTGGCATACCTGCTCTCCACAGACTACTTCCTCGCACAAAAAGACACCGTGAGACCCGAAGACGCATGCGCATGGGTGGAAGAGGCGCACATCAAGGTAAAAGCCCTCTTCAAAGGCTGCATTACGAAAAAGTTGGAAGAAATCTTCGATCTGGAGGAGTGA
- a CDS encoding UbiA family prenyltransferase — translation MTLRAYADLLRIQFAFAWPLLFCSGLFLAFGTYGGFSWPLVVTAALIGLFGFEAGMVLNDYVDRERDRRDVEGRLTRYWRLFGIRPLAAGEIKAGHALALFLLLALVALALTATLPYPHSLFVAGVMAYSYAVEVFYQLKKRDQSFPVAQVVGRTDFALFPVAGYLAAGMPDLTALLYFLFFYPYALAHLGANDLVDVENDRARGMRTVPLLYGTRAGVLWVAGFTAVHGLTALLFAGVLGTVARGGLLLGFLLLVVANLVILRDRTPEAAMRVLPLCHLAMVVYAAGMVLGAAG, via the coding sequence ATGACCCTCCGCGCCTACGCCGACCTGCTGCGCATCCAGTTCGCGTTTGCCTGGCCTCTCCTCTTCTGCTCCGGCCTCTTTCTTGCCTTCGGCACGTACGGCGGTTTTTCCTGGCCCCTGGTCGTCACGGCCGCCCTCATCGGCCTCTTCGGCTTCGAGGCCGGGATGGTGCTCAACGACTACGTGGACCGGGAACGCGATAGGCGGGACGTCGAGGGGCGGCTGACGCGCTACTGGCGGCTCTTCGGGATAAGGCCCCTTGCCGCGGGAGAGATCAAGGCCGGGCACGCCCTCGCCCTCTTCCTCCTCCTCGCCCTCGTGGCGCTCGCTCTGACCGCCACCCTCCCGTACCCGCACTCCCTCTTCGTCGCCGGGGTCATGGCGTACAGCTATGCCGTCGAGGTCTTTTACCAGCTGAAGAAGAGGGACCAGTCCTTCCCGGTCGCCCAGGTCGTCGGGCGGACGGACTTCGCCCTCTTCCCGGTGGCGGGCTACCTCGCCGCGGGGATGCCCGACCTGACCGCCCTCCTGTACTTTCTCTTCTTCTACCCCTACGCCCTCGCTCACCTGGGCGCGAACGACCTGGTCGACGTGGAAAACGACCGGGCGCGGGGGATGCGGACTGTCCCCCTCCTCTACGGCACGCGGGCGGGCGTCCTCTGGGTCGCGGGGTTCACCGCCGTCCACGGCCTCACGGCCCTCCTCTTCGCCGGGGTGCTCGGGACGGTTGCGCGGGGCGGCCTCCTCCTCGGCTTTCTGCTGCTCGTCGTCGCGAACCTGGTCATCCTCCGGGACCGGACGCCCGAGGCAGCGATGCGGGTCTTGCCCCTCTGTCACCTGGCGATGGTGGTGTATGCCGCGGGGATGGTCCTCGGGGCGGCGGGGTGA